A single genomic interval of Camelina sativa cultivar DH55 chromosome 11, Cs, whole genome shotgun sequence harbors:
- the LOC104726940 gene encoding transcription factor GTE10-like, translating to MMGKARKHPRVKSSGFVPDYLHTAAVEPDDFAYSGRIDSQMKHLEETPPLKRRRFGLNGDSYGVPKEVFSLSNMSRSERKNLVHKLKMELQQVRDLSKKIACFSSDTVLLSPYNDIQSCSDGPRRMPPENFATFPGSQGKKRPPVRNDKQRTKKGPSRLDVPTNSTLASVMKECETLLNRLWSHKLGWAFRTPVDPVMLNIPDYFTVIKHPMDLGTIRSRLRKGEYSSPLDFAADVRLTFSNSIAYNPPGNQYHAMAQGISKYFESGWKSIEKKIPVTKPPVVPVTSSASLDSEIPFEVAPLRKKAATMNENKQRVAPAKLVMTDDEKKKLSQDLVALEEDFPQNIVDLLREQSGNDGQSGEVEIEIDIESLSDETLFKVRKLLDDYLSEKKKSLEKSEPCEMEIVHDSGFSNSPLQPSKGDLQIDEDVDIVGGNDPSVSSHPPPKIEKDAACRNNESSSSSSSSSESGSSSSGSCLCEPSSNSLE from the exons ATGATGGGTAAAGCACGGAAACACCCAAGAGTGAAATCATCGGGATTTGTTCCTGATTACTTGCATACGGCGGCGGTTGAGCCTGATGACTTTGCTTACTCAG GTAGAATCGATTCTCAGATGAAACATTTAGAGGAGACTCCTCCATTGAAAAGGAGACGTTTTGGTTTGAATGGAGATAGCTATGGTGTTCCCAAAGAGGTTTTCTCTTTGTCCAACATGTCGAGGTCTGAGAGAAAGAATTTAGTTCACAAGTTGAAGATGGAGCTTCAACAGGTCAGGGACCTTAGTAAGAAGATTGCATGTTTCAGTTCAGACACTGTGCTGTTGTCACCATACAACGATATTCAAAGCTGCAGTGATGGCCCTAGGAGGATGCCACCTGAAAACTTTGCTACATTTCCTGGGTCACAGGGGAAAAAGCGTCCTCCTGTGCGAAATGATAAGCAGCGGACTAAGAAAGGTCCATCTCGTTTGGATGTCCCAACAAATTCTACCCTTGCTTCAGTGATGAAGGAGTGTGAAACGTTACTCAATCGTTTGTGGTCACATAAGTTGGGATGGGCGTTTCGTACTCCAGTTGATCCAGTCATGTTGAATATTCCAGACTATTTTACTGTGATTAAGCATCCAATGGATCTTGGAACGATCCGGAGCAGGTTGCGTAAAGGTGAATATTCTAGTCCTCTGGACTTCGCAGCAGATGTGCgtcttacattttcaaattctaTAGCTTACAATCCACCAGGGAATCAGTATCATGCTATGGCTCAAGGTATCAGTAAATATTTTGAATCGGGATGGAAAagtatagagaaaaaaatacctGTGACAAAACCACCAGTCGTTCCAGTAACCAGTTCTGCTTCTCTAGACTCTGAAATCCCTTTTGAAGTTGCACCATTGAGAAAGAAAGCAGCTACAATGAACGAGAACAAGCAGAGGGTGGCACCTGCTAAGTTGGTCATGAcagatgatgagaagaaaaagtTAAGCCAAGATTTGGTGGCATTAGAAGAAGATTTCCCTCAAAACATTGTTGATCTCCTGAGAGAGCAAAGTGGCAATGATGGTCAATCTGGAGaagttgagattgagattgataTAGAATCGCTTTCTGATGAAACCTTGTTCAAGGTTCGAAAACTCCTGGATGACTATTTAAGCGAGAAAAAGAAATCGTTGGAAAAGAGCGAACCTTGTGAGATGGAG ATCGTTCATGACTCAGGATTCAGTAATTCCCCTCTGCAGCCTAGTAAAG GTGATCTGCAAATTGACGAGGATGTTGACATAGTTGGTGGGAATGACCCCTCTGTTTCAAGCCATCCTCCTCCTAAGATAGAAAAAGATGCTGCATGTAGAAATAATGAAAGCAGCAGTTCGAGTAGCTCTAGTAGTGAATCAGGCTCTTCATCAAGTGGTTCGTGTTTATGCGAGCCTTCTTCTAATTCCTTAGAATAA
- the LOC104726942 gene encoding uncharacterized protein LOC104726942 — protein MDGRGGCCIARYGGYGGRYGLSKADRIMLRFRPIAPKPAGDGGSLSPITGKHGSTAATSGGSSDVSGKSGRGKRKYQKESSAGNSRRCNNKKKRDLAGDAATTTAVTLSLLPETPEKRVFPDLNAFPVENKQKRNGPLWLSFNGGSEMLAPYKTAEISRRTVVVSSCVTVERVTDAWIDGYGLGKTDDERKMNLVKDTCPGFTSDGLGRVTWTNEAYRKMAREDINIPMEETGVPEISYDNDDFHVIVRLVMKERPMLTYPAFTCRVRLQYTCQDRERGSVTVPCDVWRMDGGGFAWRLDVKAALCL, from the coding sequence atggACGGTAGGGGAGGTTGTTGCATAGCCAGATATGGCGGTTACGGTGGTCGTTACGGTCTCTCCAAAGCTGATCGAATCATGCTTCGGTTTCGTCCCATTGCTCCTAAACCGGCCGGCGACGGAGGAAGTCTCTCTCCCATCACCGGAAAGCATGGCTCCACCGCAGCTACCAGCGGCGGAAGCTCCGATGTTTCCGGTAAATCTGGGAGAGGCAAGAGGAAGTATCAGAAAGAGAGTTCCGCCGGTAACTCCCGGAGGTgcaataataagaaaaagagagatctcGCCGGAGACGCTGCTACTACCACGGCGGTTACGTTGTCTCTTTTACCAGAGACGCCTGAGAAACGTGTTTTTCCGGATCTGAATGCTTTCCCGGTGGAGAATAAGCAGAAGCGAAACGGTCCATTGTGGCTGAGTTTCAACGGCGGTAGTGAGATGTTAGCTCCGTACAAGACGGCGGAGATATCGCGAAGGACGGTGGTGGTTTCGTCGTGTGTGACGGTTGAACGTGTGACTGACGCTTGGATCGACGGTTATGGATTAGGGAAGACCGATGATGAGAGGAAGATGAATCTTGTGAAAGACACGTGTCCTGGTTTTACATCGGACGGTTTAGGGAGAGTCACGTGGACCAATGAGGCGTACAGGAAGATGGCTAGAGAAGATATTAATATTCCGATGGAGGAAACTGGTGTACCGGAGATCAGTTACGATAACGATGATTTTCACGTGATCGTACGGTTGGTGATGAAGGAGAGACCGATGCTAACGTACCCGGCGTTCACATGCAGAGTGAGATTACAGTACACGTGTCAAGATCGAGAAAGAGGATCCGTCACGGTGCCTTGTGACGTTTGGAGAATGGACGGCGGAGGTTTTGCGTGGAGGCTTGACGTCAAGGCAGCTTTGTGCCTGTGA